In one window of Rhipicephalus sanguineus isolate Rsan-2018 unplaced genomic scaffold, BIME_Rsan_1.4 Seq1056, whole genome shotgun sequence DNA:
- the LOC119375977 gene encoding nucleoporin NUP42, translated as MSQRGSGMTVCWYYMQGRCRYGDRCRNVHPASEYDSYDYDDEYEEPRTPRGGRATEFDFNATLQNVRRQEQAKQYRNESFQRRYGDTYHSPQTNRYSDGNHYSYQPQQQNRFQALRDAERNTHRRAESGQREQQNRFQLFRNAERNDNSQKVAAVKFDFNKALQEVTKAENNNSSELSSDQAAVVSDMKQWQASGQWLFSCYGPFGNSASYPGFCDMSMEELRLDFYNAFQAGAVGDYANRVKQAATNVQQNIQHLLLMPPDVRNCLKNLRNDQATAGPPTSFSTGNAFLFWW; from the exons ATGTCGCAGAGGGGTTCAGGGATGACGGTCTGCTGGTACTACATGCAAGGAAGGTGCCGCTATGGCGATCGCTGCCGTAACGTGCATCCTGCTTCGGAGTATGACTCGTATGACTACGACGACGAATACGAAGAACCCC GCACTCCACGCGGTGGAAGAGCGACTGAATTCGATTTTAACGCCACTCTTCAAAATGTGCGCCGGCAAGAGCAGGCCAAGCAGTACCGCAACGAAAGCTTCCAAAGAAGATATGGTGATACGTACCACtctccgcagacgaatcggtacTCTGACGGTAACCATTACAGCTACCAACCGCAGCAACAGAATAGGTTTCAAGCCCTTCGCGACGCAGAAAGAAACACTCATCGGCGCGCAGAGTCCGGCCAACGGGAGCAGCAGAATAGGTTTCAGTTGTTTCGGAATGCCGAAAGAAATGACAACAGTCAGAAAGTTGCTGCAGTGAAGTTCGACTTCAATAAAGCGCTCCAGGAGGTGACCAAAGCCGAAAACAACAATTCAAGTGAACTGTCTAG tgATCAAGCTGCTGTTGTATCTGACATGAAGCAATGGCAGGCAAGTGGGCAATGGCTATTCTCATGCTATGGGCCATTTGGAAATTCAGCATCATACCCAGGATTTTGTGACATGTCTATGGAGGAGTTGCGACTGGACTTCTACAATGCATTTCAAGCAGGAGCAGTTGGTGATTAT GCCAATCGTGTGAAACAAGCTGCCACAAATGTGCAGCAGAATATTCAGCACTTGCTGTTAATGCCTCCAGATGTAAGGAACTGTTTG